Proteins encoded together in one Papio anubis isolate 15944 chromosome 3, Panubis1.0, whole genome shotgun sequence window:
- the GNPDA2 gene encoding glucosamine-6-phosphate isomerase 2 isoform X1 produces MRLVILDNYDLASEWAAKYICNRIIQFKPGQDRYFTLGLPTGSTPLGCYKKLIEYHKNGHLSFKYVKTFNMDEYVGLPRNHPESYHSYMWNNFFKHIDIDPNNAHILDGNAADLQAECDAFEKKIKEAGGIDLFVGGIGPDGHIAFNEPGSSLVSRTRLKTLAMDTILANAKYFDGDLSKVPTMALTVGVGTVMDAREVMILITGAHKAFALYKAIEEGVNHMWTVSAFQQHPRTIFVCDEDATLELRVKTVKYFKGLMHVHNKLVDPLFSMKDGN; encoded by the exons ATGAGGCTTGTAATTCTTGATAACTATGACTTGGCTAGTGAATGGGCAGCCAAGTACATCTGTAATCGCATCATTCAGTTCAAACCTGGACAGGACAGATACTTTACACTGGGTTTACCAACAG gGAGTACACCTTTAGGATGCTATAAAAAACTAATAGAATATCATAAGAATGGAcacctttcttttaaatatgtgaagACCTTTAATATGGATGAATATGTAG GACTTCCGAGAAATCATCCTGAAAGCTACCATTCTTATATGTGGAATAACTTTTTTAAGCATATTGATATAGATCCTAATAATGCACATATCCTTGATGGGAATGCTGCAGATTTACAAGCAGAATGTGAcgcttttgaaaagaaaataaaggaagctGGAGGAATAGATCTTTTTGTTGGAG GAATTGGTCCAGATGGTCATATTGCTTTCAATGAGCCTGGATCCAGTTTAGTATCAAGGACAAGATTAAAGACTCTAGCAATGGATACCATCTTGGCAAATGCCAAATATTTTGATGGAGATTTATCAAAAGTGCCAACTATGGCTCTAACTGTTGGTGTGGGGACAGTGATGGATGCTAGAGAA GTAATGATCCTCATAACAGGGGCACACAAGGCATTTGCCCTGTACAAAGCAATAGAAGAAGGAGTCAATCACATGTGGACTGTTTCCGCTTTCCAGCAGCATCCCCGAactatttttgtatgtgatgaaGATGCTACTTTAGAATTAAGAGTTAAAACTGTGAAATACTTTAAAG gtctAATGCATGTGCACAATAAACTTGTGGATCCACTATTCAGTATGAAAGATGGAAATTGA
- the GNPDA2 gene encoding glucosamine-6-phosphate isomerase 2 isoform X3: MDEYVGLPRNHPESYHSYMWNNFFKHIDIDPNNAHILDGNAADLQAECDAFEKKIKEAGGIDLFVGGIGPDGHIAFNEPGSSLVSRTRLKTLAMDTILANAKYFDGDLSKVPTMALTVGVGTVMDAREVMILITGAHKAFALYKAIEEGVNHMWTVSAFQQHPRTIFVCDEDATLELRVKTVKYFKGLMHVHNKLVDPLFSMKDGN; encoded by the exons ATGGATGAATATGTAG GACTTCCGAGAAATCATCCTGAAAGCTACCATTCTTATATGTGGAATAACTTTTTTAAGCATATTGATATAGATCCTAATAATGCACATATCCTTGATGGGAATGCTGCAGATTTACAAGCAGAATGTGAcgcttttgaaaagaaaataaaggaagctGGAGGAATAGATCTTTTTGTTGGAG GAATTGGTCCAGATGGTCATATTGCTTTCAATGAGCCTGGATCCAGTTTAGTATCAAGGACAAGATTAAAGACTCTAGCAATGGATACCATCTTGGCAAATGCCAAATATTTTGATGGAGATTTATCAAAAGTGCCAACTATGGCTCTAACTGTTGGTGTGGGGACAGTGATGGATGCTAGAGAA GTAATGATCCTCATAACAGGGGCACACAAGGCATTTGCCCTGTACAAAGCAATAGAAGAAGGAGTCAATCACATGTGGACTGTTTCCGCTTTCCAGCAGCATCCCCGAactatttttgtatgtgatgaaGATGCTACTTTAGAATTAAGAGTTAAAACTGTGAAATACTTTAAAG gtctAATGCATGTGCACAATAAACTTGTGGATCCACTATTCAGTATGAAAGATGGAAATTGA
- the GNPDA2 gene encoding glucosamine-6-phosphate isomerase 2 isoform X2, which translates to MAKVTFFTGHTSTTPPAPSVLIWSTPLGCYKKLIEYHKNGHLSFKYVKTFNMDEYVGLPRNHPESYHSYMWNNFFKHIDIDPNNAHILDGNAADLQAECDAFEKKIKEAGGIDLFVGGIGPDGHIAFNEPGSSLVSRTRLKTLAMDTILANAKYFDGDLSKVPTMALTVGVGTVMDAREVMILITGAHKAFALYKAIEEGVNHMWTVSAFQQHPRTIFVCDEDATLELRVKTVKYFKGLMHVHNKLVDPLFSMKDGN; encoded by the exons ATGGCAAAGGTGACTTTTTTCACTGGACACACCAGTACTACACCCCCAGCACCCTCAGTTCTGATAT gGAGTACACCTTTAGGATGCTATAAAAAACTAATAGAATATCATAAGAATGGAcacctttcttttaaatatgtgaagACCTTTAATATGGATGAATATGTAG GACTTCCGAGAAATCATCCTGAAAGCTACCATTCTTATATGTGGAATAACTTTTTTAAGCATATTGATATAGATCCTAATAATGCACATATCCTTGATGGGAATGCTGCAGATTTACAAGCAGAATGTGAcgcttttgaaaagaaaataaaggaagctGGAGGAATAGATCTTTTTGTTGGAG GAATTGGTCCAGATGGTCATATTGCTTTCAATGAGCCTGGATCCAGTTTAGTATCAAGGACAAGATTAAAGACTCTAGCAATGGATACCATCTTGGCAAATGCCAAATATTTTGATGGAGATTTATCAAAAGTGCCAACTATGGCTCTAACTGTTGGTGTGGGGACAGTGATGGATGCTAGAGAA GTAATGATCCTCATAACAGGGGCACACAAGGCATTTGCCCTGTACAAAGCAATAGAAGAAGGAGTCAATCACATGTGGACTGTTTCCGCTTTCCAGCAGCATCCCCGAactatttttgtatgtgatgaaGATGCTACTTTAGAATTAAGAGTTAAAACTGTGAAATACTTTAAAG gtctAATGCATGTGCACAATAAACTTGTGGATCCACTATTCAGTATGAAAGATGGAAATTGA